The following coding sequences are from one Natrarchaeobaculum sulfurireducens window:
- a CDS encoding universal stress protein, whose product MSEPDREPHELEHRVLIPIEVLEGEGIPESIASAFESIPVVLLGYHELPDQTPPEQARTQFEERATAKLDELAAAFEDAGGTWTTRLVFTRDALQTFERIAVELECDGVVLLNPIRAIDRVLVPLRSGVNVSNIAELVSRAFGDGDAEVTLLHVTSEESDADAGRELLEEAAETLVENGVDPERLLESVVVDDAPLETIVEVADDHDFVVVGESKPSIQDRIFGDPSERIATRTVSPVLIVRQRFLEMDDDDREDRVETLEETADEFSGDSSS is encoded by the coding sequence ATGAGTGAGCCTGATCGGGAGCCGCATGAACTCGAACACCGCGTGCTGATCCCCATCGAGGTGCTCGAGGGAGAGGGAATCCCCGAATCGATCGCGTCGGCGTTCGAGTCGATCCCCGTCGTCTTACTCGGCTACCACGAACTTCCCGACCAGACCCCACCCGAGCAGGCACGGACCCAGTTCGAAGAGCGAGCGACCGCGAAACTCGACGAACTCGCCGCCGCGTTCGAGGACGCCGGTGGAACCTGGACGACGCGACTTGTCTTCACCAGAGACGCCCTACAGACGTTCGAACGGATCGCCGTCGAACTCGAGTGTGACGGGGTCGTCTTGCTCAATCCGATCAGAGCGATCGATCGCGTTCTGGTTCCACTTCGCAGCGGTGTCAACGTCTCGAACATCGCCGAACTGGTCTCGAGGGCGTTCGGTGACGGTGACGCCGAGGTGACGCTCTTACACGTCACTTCGGAGGAATCTGACGCCGACGCCGGCCGGGAACTCCTCGAGGAAGCCGCAGAAACCCTCGTCGAGAACGGCGTCGACCCCGAACGGCTCCTCGAAAGCGTCGTCGTCGACGACGCGCCGCTCGAAACGATCGTCGAGGTCGCTGACGACCACGACTTCGTGGTCGTCGGTGAGAGCAAGCCGTCGATCCAGGACCGTATCTTCGGCGATCCATCCGAACGGATCGCCACCCGAACTGTCAGTCCCGTGCTCATCGTCCGGCAACGATTCCTCGAGATGGACGACGACGACCGCGAAGACCGCGTCGAAACCCTCGAGGAGACGGCTGACGAGTTCTCCGGCGACTCCTCGTCGTAA
- a CDS encoding helix-turn-helix domain-containing protein produces the protein MSTIAELRLPAPETTLATAFEHAPDATFDLESSVSKTNPCLWVSGVDRDGIEVAFEADPSVEAYELVVETRTRLLYDVVFPDGDGISRLCDPLLEDGGSLLEAWGADGWWQVRVRFPDRTALTNAYDRLVEREINVDLRRVSDVTNGTEPDTRLTPEQREALEAALKYGYFEIPRRISMEELANELGISHQALSERFRRAYETLVDEELQPVGEQSTAE, from the coding sequence ATGTCGACTATAGCCGAGCTCCGGCTTCCGGCTCCGGAGACGACACTGGCGACGGCTTTCGAGCACGCCCCGGACGCGACGTTCGACCTCGAGTCGTCCGTGTCGAAGACCAATCCCTGTCTCTGGGTCTCCGGCGTCGACCGCGACGGCATCGAGGTCGCGTTCGAGGCGGACCCGTCGGTCGAGGCGTACGAACTCGTCGTGGAGACACGAACCCGACTGCTCTACGACGTCGTGTTCCCCGACGGCGACGGTATCTCGAGGCTGTGTGATCCACTGCTCGAGGACGGCGGCTCCCTGCTCGAAGCGTGGGGAGCCGACGGCTGGTGGCAGGTCCGGGTCCGGTTTCCGGATCGAACGGCGCTGACCAACGCGTACGACCGGCTCGTCGAGCGCGAGATCAACGTCGACTTACGACGCGTCAGCGACGTGACCAACGGCACCGAACCCGATACGCGCCTGACGCCGGAACAACGCGAGGCGCTCGAGGCTGCGCTCAAGTACGGCTACTTCGAGATCCCACGGCGCATCTCGATGGAGGAACTGGCCAACGAACTCGGTATCTCTCATCAGGCGCTCTCGGAGCGATTCCGACGAGCCTACGAAACGCTCGTCGACGAAGAGCTCCAGCCCGTTGGTGAGCAGTCGACGGCCGAGTAA
- a CDS encoding SHOCT domain-containing protein — MGRLGTLVLKGLGLLVLAFIVLSVLATIVGIAINVVMAIVSIVVSLAVLGLVVVGIAWLFSELTADDDSTAEYDTFDRVEDNRDPKARLQERYVAGELTDAEFERELDRVMQSGDAIDRSEHSDVTRSRDVERDRSRR; from the coding sequence ATGGGCCGTCTCGGTACCCTCGTGCTCAAAGGACTCGGACTCCTCGTGCTCGCGTTCATCGTCCTGAGCGTGCTCGCAACGATCGTCGGGATCGCGATCAATGTCGTGATGGCGATCGTCTCGATCGTCGTGTCGCTGGCCGTTCTCGGGCTCGTCGTCGTCGGGATCGCCTGGCTGTTTTCCGAACTCACCGCCGACGACGATTCGACCGCCGAGTACGATACGTTCGATCGTGTCGAGGACAACCGCGATCCCAAGGCACGCCTGCAAGAGCGCTACGTCGCAGGCGAACTGACCGACGCCGAGTTCGAACGGGAACTCGACCGAGTGATGCAGTCGGGAGACGCCATCGATCGATCCGAACACTCCGACGTGACTCGATCGCGAGACGTAGAGCGCGACCGAAGTCGCCGCTAA
- a CDS encoding MBL fold metallo-hydrolase: MEVQFLGGAREIGRSAILIDDRLLVDFGMDSGNPPAFPIGDVDPEAVVVSHGHLDHVGTVPALLSGDSRPSVHWTPPTYDLAMTLARDTLELHGGSYDCPFTQAELARLTQVSETHDYREPFEAAGYEITFYDAGHVPGSAHVLIDSAGGSPASNRTKSDDDGDTRLLYTGDFHTEDQRLVAATTARPEADVVICESTYADTTRPPREEIEREFAESLRTTIWEGGTVVVPAFAIGRTQEVLCLCERYDLECYVDGMGKRITELLLHEQNRPFLRDADALRRAKGNARFVDGRDGQRKRIAEQNTVIVTTSGMLHGGPAMTYVPAIRTHPTNKIAMTGHQVEGTPGRDLLETGSAELDGRRMPVSAQVEQYDFSAHADRTGLFEFLESYRDSEVLVVHGDRCEAFAEELRREGFDASAPALGESRTLE, encoded by the coding sequence ATGGAGGTCCAATTTCTCGGGGGCGCCCGCGAGATCGGTCGGAGCGCGATCCTAATCGACGACCGGTTGCTGGTGGATTTCGGGATGGACTCGGGAAACCCACCGGCGTTTCCGATCGGCGACGTCGACCCCGAGGCCGTCGTCGTCAGCCACGGCCACCTCGACCACGTCGGCACCGTTCCGGCGCTGCTGTCCGGCGATTCCCGCCCGTCGGTCCACTGGACGCCGCCGACGTACGACCTCGCGATGACCCTCGCCCGGGATACCCTCGAGCTTCACGGTGGCAGTTACGACTGTCCGTTCACCCAGGCCGAACTCGCCCGGCTCACGCAGGTGTCGGAAACCCACGACTATCGCGAGCCGTTCGAGGCGGCGGGCTACGAGATCACGTTCTACGACGCGGGTCACGTCCCCGGAAGTGCACACGTCCTGATCGACAGCGCGGGAGGAAGCCCCGCGAGCAATCGGACGAAGTCCGATGACGACGGCGACACCCGGCTGCTCTATACCGGTGACTTCCACACCGAAGACCAGCGACTCGTCGCCGCCACGACGGCGCGGCCCGAGGCCGACGTCGTGATCTGTGAGAGTACGTACGCGGACACGACGCGACCGCCCCGCGAGGAGATCGAACGCGAGTTCGCCGAGAGCCTCCGGACGACAATCTGGGAGGGTGGGACGGTCGTCGTCCCCGCGTTCGCAATCGGCCGCACGCAGGAGGTGCTCTGTCTCTGTGAGCGCTACGACCTCGAGTGCTACGTCGACGGGATGGGCAAACGGATCACCGAGCTGTTGCTCCACGAGCAGAACCGGCCGTTCCTGCGCGATGCCGACGCGTTGCGACGGGCGAAAGGAAACGCCCGCTTCGTCGACGGTCGGGACGGCCAGCGCAAACGGATCGCCGAGCAGAACACGGTCATCGTCACGACCAGCGGCATGCTTCACGGCGGGCCCGCAATGACCTACGTGCCCGCGATTCGGACCCATCCGACGAACAAGATCGCGATGACCGGCCACCAGGTCGAGGGAACGCCGGGCCGTGACTTACTCGAGACCGGCAGTGCCGAACTCGACGGTCGCCGGATGCCCGTCAGCGCCCAGGTCGAACAGTACGACTTCTCGGCACACGCGGATCGAACGGGCCTGTTCGAGTTCCTCGAGTCCTACCGGGACAGCGAGGTGCTCGTCGTCCACGGCGATCGTTGTGAGGCGTTCGCCGAGGAGCTACGGCGGGAGGGATTCGACGCGAGCGCACCGGCACTCGGCGAGTCACGGACGCTCGAATAG
- a CDS encoding APC family permease, whose product MSSDSSVAATSSVDSAEDVELERTVGLLGALTIGVGTMIGAGIFVFPGLAAGTAGPAASASFAIGAVIALLVALPTSELATAMPKSGGGYYFISRGMGAVFGAVVGISLWLGLVFASAFYLVGLGEYAVASLAEAGVPVGGRTLVAPLGVVVGIGLTAMSIRGTENVESLQNVVVGVLLFLLSGFLAYGLLDAAGLFGATTVPETFAPQGYAPVLTTAALVFTSYLGFAQVATVAGEIEDPGRNLPLAMVGSVVLVGTFYVVTIFVATSALGSDVLAAAGETAIVEVAREFFGLPGAIAILIAGLLATLSSANASILSASRALYAVSRDRLVPTAAGRVNLRYGTPHVALALVGGPVVVLVATGQTELLAEVANFLHLVMYGLICIALVAIRRSDPDWYEPSFRTPGYPFVPILGAVSSFGLILFMQRSAQLIGLAVMIIALVWYGYYARDVRLKGVVDDE is encoded by the coding sequence ATGTCGAGTGACTCGTCGGTGGCGGCCACATCGTCGGTCGATTCGGCGGAGGACGTCGAACTCGAGCGAACCGTCGGGCTACTCGGTGCGCTCACGATCGGTGTCGGGACGATGATCGGTGCCGGCATCTTCGTCTTCCCCGGGCTGGCGGCAGGAACGGCTGGACCCGCTGCGTCGGCTTCGTTCGCGATCGGTGCCGTAATCGCGCTGTTGGTCGCGTTGCCGACGTCCGAACTGGCGACGGCGATGCCCAAAAGCGGCGGTGGCTACTACTTCATCTCTCGAGGGATGGGGGCGGTATTCGGCGCGGTCGTGGGGATCAGCCTCTGGCTCGGACTCGTCTTCGCATCGGCGTTCTACCTCGTCGGCCTCGGCGAGTATGCCGTCGCCAGCCTCGCCGAAGCTGGCGTACCCGTCGGCGGCCGAACGCTCGTCGCGCCCCTCGGCGTCGTCGTCGGCATCGGATTGACGGCGATGAGCATTCGCGGGACCGAGAACGTCGAATCCCTCCAGAACGTCGTCGTCGGCGTGTTGCTCTTCCTGTTGAGTGGGTTTCTCGCCTACGGTCTGCTCGACGCTGCCGGTCTCTTCGGCGCGACGACCGTCCCCGAGACGTTCGCCCCGCAGGGCTACGCGCCGGTCCTGACCACCGCGGCGCTCGTGTTCACCTCGTATCTCGGCTTCGCACAGGTAGCGACCGTCGCGGGCGAGATCGAAGACCCCGGCAGGAACCTTCCCCTGGCGATGGTCGGCTCCGTCGTCCTCGTCGGCACGTTTTACGTGGTGACGATCTTCGTCGCGACCAGCGCCCTCGGCAGCGACGTGCTTGCGGCTGCAGGCGAGACGGCGATCGTCGAGGTCGCCCGCGAGTTCTTCGGGCTCCCCGGTGCGATCGCCATTCTCATCGCTGGCCTGTTGGCGACGCTCTCGAGTGCCAACGCATCGATCCTCTCGGCCTCGAGGGCGCTGTACGCCGTTAGCCGGGACCGGCTGGTTCCGACGGCTGCAGGCCGGGTCAACCTGCGATACGGAACGCCACACGTCGCGCTCGCGCTGGTCGGCGGACCGGTCGTCGTACTCGTGGCGACGGGACAGACGGAACTATTAGCAGAGGTCGCAAACTTCCTCCATCTGGTCATGTACGGACTGATCTGCATTGCCCTCGTCGCGATCCGACGGTCGGACCCCGACTGGTACGAGCCGTCGTTCCGAACGCCGGGCTATCCGTTCGTGCCGATCCTCGGTGCGGTCTCGAGTTTCGGGCTCATCCTCTTTATGCAACGATCCGCACAGCTCATCGGGCTGGCGGTGATGATCATCGCACTCGTCTGGTACGGCTACTACGCTCGAGATGTGCGCCTGAAGGGGGTGGTGGACGATGAGTGA
- a CDS encoding molybdopterin biosynthesis protein, with protein sequence MNRKEFRDLASPEAAREAIDSLPLEAGVERVPLAEARGRVLAERLDAELDVPGFDRASLDGYALRARETFGADEAAPARLEVIGEVHAGDAPDVTLEDRAAVEISTGAVMPSGADAMVPVERTDIDDETGEVLVRTSVAPGDNVMFAGADVAAGERALGPGTQITPRDVGLLSALGVEELPVRASPRVGIVSTGDELVRPGGDLESDRGEIYDVNSYTIAAGVEDAGGEAVLYPHAGDDQDEMERLLREAAEECDLVLSSGSTSASAVDVIYRVIEAQGELLLHGVAVKPGKPMLVGRLDDDESGSAGSTSGGSAYVGLPGYPVSAMMVFRTFVAPAIRDAAGLPEPETATVTGRMARQERYAEGRLRLMPVGVTTDGDGEPLVYPVDKGSGATTSLAHADGVVEVEPGTDYLETGEPVTVRLFSPDVRPPTLLGVGEDDPTLSRLLDSLENPRYLSVGSRPALRRLRDGIPDVAVVAGPLERDVDADELARWEREWGLLVRPDEADEVSGLTDLVDRDLRFVNRTTDSGLRTSLGVALADLADDRGVDRHDLVESIEGFDLAVRAHESPARKVLAGDADVALGLSDTADRLDLAFVSLGHQPVRVLANPDRRGKVGVRDLERVLDSVTELAE encoded by the coding sequence ATGAACCGCAAGGAGTTTCGCGACCTCGCCTCGCCCGAAGCGGCGCGCGAAGCCATCGATTCGCTCCCGCTCGAGGCCGGTGTCGAACGTGTCCCACTCGCAGAGGCCCGCGGGCGGGTCCTCGCCGAACGGCTCGACGCCGAACTGGACGTGCCGGGATTCGACCGGGCGAGCCTGGACGGCTACGCCCTTCGGGCGAGGGAAACGTTCGGCGCTGACGAGGCAGCTCCTGCCCGACTCGAGGTCATCGGCGAGGTCCACGCCGGTGACGCGCCGGACGTGACGCTCGAGGACAGGGCGGCGGTCGAGATTTCGACGGGTGCCGTAATGCCGTCCGGGGCGGATGCGATGGTACCGGTCGAACGGACGGACATCGACGATGAGACCGGCGAGGTGTTGGTCAGGACGTCCGTCGCGCCGGGTGACAACGTGATGTTCGCCGGAGCCGATGTCGCCGCGGGCGAACGGGCACTCGGTCCCGGCACGCAAATTACACCCCGTGACGTCGGCCTGCTGTCGGCACTCGGCGTCGAGGAGCTTCCGGTCCGGGCCAGCCCGCGCGTCGGCATCGTCTCGACCGGCGATGAACTCGTCCGGCCTGGTGGCGACCTCGAGAGCGACCGCGGGGAAATTTACGACGTCAACAGCTACACGATCGCCGCGGGGGTCGAAGACGCCGGCGGCGAGGCCGTCCTTTACCCCCACGCGGGTGACGATCAGGACGAGATGGAACGCCTCCTTCGTGAGGCCGCCGAGGAGTGCGACCTCGTGCTCTCGTCCGGATCGACGAGTGCGAGTGCCGTCGACGTCATCTATCGGGTGATCGAAGCACAGGGCGAACTGCTGCTTCACGGAGTCGCCGTCAAGCCGGGGAAGCCGATGCTCGTCGGCCGACTCGACGACGACGAATCAGGCTCGGCTGGCTCGACGTCGGGTGGCTCCGCGTACGTCGGCCTCCCCGGCTACCCCGTCTCCGCGATGATGGTCTTTCGGACGTTCGTCGCACCCGCGATCCGCGACGCTGCCGGCCTTCCCGAGCCCGAGACTGCGACTGTCACGGGTCGGATGGCTCGCCAGGAGCGCTACGCCGAAGGCCGGTTGCGGCTGATGCCCGTCGGGGTGACCACAGACGGCGACGGCGAGCCGCTCGTCTACCCCGTCGATAAGGGCAGCGGCGCAACGACGAGCCTCGCTCACGCCGACGGCGTCGTCGAAGTCGAGCCGGGAACGGACTACCTCGAGACGGGTGAGCCCGTCACGGTCCGGCTGTTCTCACCGGACGTCCGACCACCGACGCTGCTCGGCGTCGGCGAGGACGACCCCACGCTCTCGCGGCTGCTCGATTCCCTCGAGAATCCGCGCTATCTTTCCGTGGGCTCGCGGCCGGCCCTCCGGCGGCTGCGTGACGGCATTCCGGACGTCGCCGTCGTCGCCGGTCCGCTCGAGCGCGACGTCGACGCCGACGAACTCGCCCGCTGGGAGCGCGAGTGGGGACTGCTCGTTCGTCCGGACGAGGCCGACGAGGTGTCGGGACTGACCGACCTGGTCGATCGTGACCTGCGCTTTGTCAACCGAACGACCGACTCCGGGCTCCGCACGAGTCTGGGCGTCGCACTCGCCGATCTCGCGGACGACCGGGGCGTCGACAGACACGACCTCGTCGAGTCCATCGAGGGCTTCGACCTCGCCGTGCGAGCCCACGAAAGTCCCGCCCGGAAGGTGCTCGCGGGCGACGCCGACGTGGCGCTCGGTCTTTCCGACACCGCCGACCGACTCGACCTCGCGTTCGTCTCTCTCGGTCACCAGCCCGTTCGTGTCCTCGCGAACCCCGACCGGCGCGGGAAAGTCGGTGTCCGTGACCTCGAGCGTGTGCTCGACTCCGTAACCGAGCTGGCCGAGTGA